The DNA segment aagaattacagttctggttcaggtttccaaaagaaatcaaaccataacggtaatttcaaaaagaaagggttaggttttactccaacagaaaaacagaagaatgagaaatatgttcgtgattttaaatccaaaatgtcatttgtttcaggaacgtcatccgaggaagaagaaaagaaagatttctggagacagtcaaataaTGAATTTCTTGCAAAGAAGTAagatgaattgaagaagatgTCTGAGGAAAATacagatacgagaacctgtttccggtgcaacactgttggacatattgcccgagattgttctaaggcaatacaatcaaaacagggagtatctcgtaaactcaaagagaaagtagttgagttcgaaccaccaattgatagaacaaaattgtttaaagattccacatttgaaattggtgagagttcgaacaagttttacaagaagagagctaaatctgacaaccagaaatgggttgttaagaaggttggtgaaagctctagcgatgattctgataggtcaaaatcagaggagctatcttcgggtGATGAAACGGATTCCATAAAATCAGtcgagccacaagttgtttcaaaatgtgaagctgttttaaaagatgaaaaatatgttccgattgtgaatgatgaggagtttccatcacttcgggctgagaattataaaaagaaatttggtaaaactgaaatttctaacgaattttataatgataaacaggaatttgatgttgagaaggtctttaaccccaaggtaaaacatatctttggtaagatgattgatcgaaaattcaaaggggttaaagaattttatgagaagaaaacaaagaaagaaaaggttgaaccatccctggtttgtgactgggatggtacatattatgaacagtaagtctcaggacttgccggagctcccaggttggtaagcgtggagcatgaatcgacatctttcttaaGTTTTATTCGgcaaagaggtttgtttatgtttgttggttatatttacaagtggttagacaatttgattgcatatggtaaatcaaggacattaatttgtacttgtattttcctacaactGGTTGGAAGACAAAATGATGAATCACATCCCCGAACATTTATTttataaacctacaagtggtaaaatcaatcaaacttattttccggaaaaaccattttgattaaaacaaacttaagtgttttgaaatctaaatgggaaaatagtttgttgatagggggagttctgattgtttatgcgctagtgaatggcgaattgatgaaattcgatatcagttgtcatgttttgtatagtttgttttcaattttcattagatgtatttgaattttagggggagtaagaatttttagaaaatccaaaaacatcaaaaaatttgaaaaagccaaaaacatctgaaaaatttaaaaatgagttttgttgtataaaagaggaaatgatagtacatcagtggactctCACAACATGCTTGATTCGTGGGTTTTCGCACACTTAGTAAaatgaaacgagatataaacctaattcaaattTGCTTGATTCGTgtgtaactattcttgaatatatgggtaacccccaaaatcttgtttgaaaggtcccatattctgagatactaggtctttatgctcagtgatatctggggtattattccgggacttctgctgtatggaagtactgacctagtccccgaataatactttctgcaaaaagctttgaaatataagctcgccctcagcaagctgatgaaacaataaaattgatagtcgctgttgttgtaaaaaagatcctctaaaggggactcacctaaagtcgaagccgtcatctctctgcgtatatggaagtatcgacctgagctctcacggccctcgtacataacccctttacagatatcatctgtggtatactcacctgtaagactgaatattgggatctggatataggagtatattcgagtggagtgatacacaattaagtttaagtttctaaaacactaatatcgtatctagaatcaattgaaatttgtgtgaaaatttaaaatggaccaatatactgacaatctaggtaaattggtTAGAActaagaatgtttaaagcttaatggtgttagtgatttgtcacaaaactgatatgaccctcttgcacaaactcacaaaaatattgtctgtaaatatttcatttctgcattcttTTGTTTTACAAGTAGTGTCAGTTATCATCTTTCAGATAATACAAAAAgacttttggtgtgttttagcataaatttcgaaaaagtcaaaaagattttcgacaactgatattgaaaaacagattttcaaaattctaagtgctaaatatgatgaacagatggtttagGAGATTGTAATGTTTTGATAAAATGATAcaattccaagtggttcatcaggaTCTGATTGGTTGATGTGTTTGTGATAGTTTATATGCTTAATTGTTTGTCATAAAACTTATGCATGTGGGAGAGTTTTATGCAGGAAAAGTcattatttgagggggagtgaatGTTGGAGATGAGAAATGTTGGGATCCGAGGCtttcatgattgtgtttgtttgtatgaacttgacagatcaatgaatatgtaacaatgtaaagtgctgcggaaatggatacaaactgtataaacacaatcaaagaagaaaatagtttgataaacaagtgcttttcattgagtcgaaagattgaaaaatacaaagcaaatgattacagcatgtttacataaactaagctccccctcagccagatactccagggttggttgcacaagatgaaaggatgaattgaggagaagaaactcactcaaaacgatcaaatataacagtacagagtactgtcatatttataggcaaaccaaactactgatgtacctcagctaacggcaccatgatagtgacatctaacgacctaacaaactataaacactgatctatacaaaactactgatgtaTAACAACTGATtaataatacaatacaaaacaagtctaacactgttcacgttccactgttgtagcctaagcactggtTACTTGaatcatcagtgctttcttcaaaaggtgatcagtctttgaatgagcagtgcttggatcttcagcagtacttatgagacagcagtagatagagctcagtgttTGCCTTCAGAAGTCTTTaagagtatcatcagtgtttagttttatcagttgttgtagtgagcagcacttaagattcatcagctgttagaatatcactgtcaaggggaaagcagagagtaaactgctgcttattgatagtccactgatgtgatccggttttggctttacattatctgttcctctgttagggttcaatcccaacaagaaACTTAAAATATGTCAACATCAAAGTGagggagtttgttggtgataaaagagagaaagagatgaagataaaaagagagaagcccagagactgatcaagactgaagacgtgAAGACACGGCATTGtcatgactcgatagtcgactcgtcaacatctgagggggagtctgttggtgcatgcatctgtcgacttcgtcttgtatcgagtcttagtcttagtttgttagatcagggcacgttttaagAGAAAAACTGGAAAATGTATGTATTTAGAAGATAGTTTTGCTTGTAGTGTCATAGGaagaaggtttcgcttatgtatCACATTGTAGTTCCGCTTGTGTGTCACTTTGGAGGTTTCCCTTATTCGGACAGGTCCTTTGAAGCGAAACCCAAACCCTATATAAGGGTGTCATTCAAGCGAAACAGGGGGTCATTccttgtaactcgtaccgaagtgctgccggatcgagatttgattgtaaactgtcagaaatcaatacaaaaaagtgtttaaagtgatttgcaagctatttctacgttgattacttgttttccgcacctgtatttgacgaaaactcctctgaacgactcgttcgggtcgagacacgatcctaAATATCCCTTCTTTTTGCTACCAGCTTTCGTAATTGTTGCTTTACTACGGTGCTCACCACTACGGTCGCACACAAGCCATACCATCCCAGTAGTACCGCCAATATTTTTCGATCGGCGGGTAACAATTACGTAACCATTCTTCTTTCCCGTTTCTTGTACCAGTTAGAGACATGAAACGCTAAAAAAGTTACgttaataacaacaacaacaacaataataataataataataataataataataataataataataataataataataataataataataataataataataataataatattaacaataataataacaacaataataataacaataataacaataataataataattataataataattataattattatatttttaacaataataataataataacaacaacaacaataatagcaacaataacaataataattataattataatatttttaacaataatattattatattattattataattataatgttGTCAATAGTTATAtaatttttaacaataataataataataataacaacaataataataataacaataataataataataataataataataataataacaacaacaacaacaacaacaacaacaacactaGTAGTAGTAGGAGTAGCAGCAGTAacagcagtagcagtagcagtagtagcagcaGGAGCAGCAGTagtagcagcagcagcaggaggagcagcagcaacaacaccaccaacaacaataataacaataacaataacaataacaataacaacaacaacaacaacaacaacaacaacaacaacaacaacaacaacaataacaataacaatataattctaacaataataattattataaaaataatacaaatattaatgTGATATCTCCTTTATTTAAAACGGATTGCCTGGGGTAGATGGTTCATAATCATCATACACTGGTGTGTTATGGGTCTCATAACTGTATCCACCGTATTCTTCGTATCCACCATagcctccgtatccaccgtatccacccTCACCCCCATATCTATCATATCCACACTATCCACCCTCACCCCCATATCTATCATATCCACTatatccaccttcacccccgtatccactgtaacctccgtatccaccttcacccccgtatccgTAACCCAGATACGATTGCTGTGTCGGGTAATAcggttcatcaacaggtgcattCTCAGCACCGTATCCACTTTGTTGAACGTACGGAGATTCATACCCGTATCCATAATCCGGATACACTTGATGTGCTGTGTAATTTGGTTCATCAATAGGTGGAGTCGGAGCCTCGTTCAAGTCTGGCAATTGTGttttttgatcaacagggactccagacacaacctcctcctcattCGCATCATTTACTCCCCATGCGTCGTTAGAATAGCGATTGTGGAAATAATTCTCGTCccaaaatgatgacattttaacaaTATTGTGTTTGATACAGAAAAACTGAAGATATACATAACGTATGAATTGAACAAAAAACAGAAGAAATGATTTTGGTTTGGGTATAAAATGTTACCGAGGAAGATGAAAAGAATGCACAGATGAAGTCGAAGGGAAGCAGAGATGCATGGATAAATAGACTTTTAAATTTACTGAAATACGCAGCGTATAGCTCTCTACTCCCCGTATTGCTTTATTCACGTGCCCGGACAACATCGTATCATTGTCAAATCAGTCTGACATATgttgcgtataggtctatacgcagcgtctTACTTTATGAACATACGCTGTGTATAGATCTATACGCATCGTATGTCAAACTGATTTGACATGGTACTAGGTTTGACTGTCTGGTTGTGTACCTGCTCTTTACATACGCTGCGTACAGACCTATGCGCAGCGTAGGCAACCCTATACGCTGTGTATAGGTCTCTACGCAGCGTATGTAAACCCTAAGTGTGTAGATAGCCTGCCAAGGTGTGCAAATAGTTAGTGCCCTACATAATTGAAGTGGTGGTTTCATAGATGAGTTATAGTGGGTAGGGAAAGTATTTGAGGCCCACTCTGACCCGACGCCTTTTTTTTTCAGGGCCCATCCTGACCCGCACTTCTATTTACTTTTTTTTACCTTTAGTTCTGCAC comes from the Helianthus annuus cultivar XRQ/B chromosome 4, HanXRQr2.0-SUNRISE, whole genome shotgun sequence genome and includes:
- the LOC110933784 gene encoding uncharacterized protein LOC110933784 — its product is MSSFWDENYFHNRYSNDAWGVNDANEEEVVSGVPVDQKTQLPDLNEAPTPPIDEPNYTAHQVYPDYGYGYESPYVQQSGYGAENAPVDEPYYPTQQSYGGEGGYGGYGGYGGYEEYGGYSYETHNTPVYDDYEPSTPGNPF